The genomic DNA TAGTCTTTTTGGGGTTTCCCCTCTGAGAGCCTGGGGACGTGTCCACTTGTCCGAGGAGTAGAGCCAATCAGAAGGTTCCCCTCTGAAAGTCTAGGGACGTGTTCATTCCCGAGGGCGCTAGTAGATGCGCCCCCGGGTGTGATCACGCGTCTGAACTGGAGACCTTTTCCCGACGCTGAGACCGGACAATCAGCACCGCAGAGCGTGCAAGAAGAGCAACGACAATGACGCCGCCAAGGATCTTCGCCCACAGTTGATCCGCGATGAAGAGGCATACCATCGCGGCGAGGACCGGAACCAGGTATCTGAACGACTGGACGATGTAACCGCCGAAAGTCGGCATAGTCACGCCGCGGGATTCTGCAACCGACTTGACCATAAAGTTCGGTCCATTACCGATGTATGTGATTGCGCCACAGAACACCGCACCCAATGAAATGGACACCAGGAAGGCCTCGGCCACTCCGGCAACCGTAGCGACACCTTCGGGGGTGATCTGACTGGCCATCTCAAAGAAGGTGACATACGTTGGGGCATTATCGAGCACCGAGGAGAGGCCGCCCGTGAAGAGGAAGAAGGTGACTTTACCCAGCGGCAGCTTACCCGCAACCTCGTCAAGGAAGTGGAGCGCGGGAATCATCGTGAAGAAAATTCCGATGAACAGTGCCGCAACCTCGGCGATTGGACCCCACTCGAACTGGTTGTCCTTGAATCGGACCTCTCGGTTTCCGAAGAAATACGAGCACGCCGCGGCAGCGATCATGATGATTTCTCGGGTTGGAATCCAGTCTGTGAGAACCGCGTGCCCTTCCTCAATGGCGTGGACATCAACGGATGGGGCGAAAGCAACGGCCGCGATAATGACGGCGAACCACACGAGGTTCGTCGCGCCACGCAGGCCAAGCGGCTCGATATGCGTCCGGTCTTCCATCACATTGGCAACGGGTTCCTTCGCATGGTAGTGACAATCGACGGCGTAGTAGGAAACCAGAAGCAAGGCGTTAACGAATAGCCATTCGGGGAACAGGTTGAACGTCCAGGTGAACGGCACCCCGCGCAGGAATCCAAGGAACAGCGGCGGGTCACC from Schaalia sp. ZJ405 includes the following:
- a CDS encoding sodium:proton antiporter, producing the protein MHLEWWSVLPFAAMLASIAVFPLIPATTHWWEKTSSQLSVALILGIPVAIWMWIALGWEPVFAAAVEYGQFIALLLALFVVSGGIFLKGDIQATPRNNTIFLGIGGVLASFVGTTGAAMLLIRPLLNTNSERKYRVHTVLFTIFIVANCGGLLTPLGDPPLFLGFLRGVPFTWTFNLFPEWLFVNALLLVSYYAVDCHYHAKEPVANVMEDRTHIEPLGLRGATNLVWFAVIIAAVAFAPSVDVHAIEEGHAVLTDWIPTREIIMIAAAACSYFFGNREVRFKDNQFEWGPIAEVAALFIGIFFTMIPALHFLDEVAGKLPLGKVTFFLFTGGLSSVLDNAPTYVTFFEMASQITPEGVATVAGVAEAFLVSISLGAVFCGAITYIGNGPNFMVKSVAESRGVTMPTFGGYIVQSFRYLVPVLAAMVCLFIADQLWAKILGGVIVVALLARSAVLIVRSQRREKVSSSDA